A portion of the Osmia lignaria lignaria isolate PbOS001 chromosome 15, iyOsmLign1, whole genome shotgun sequence genome contains these proteins:
- the Lis-1 gene encoding lisH and WD40 domain-containing Lis-1, with product MKMVLSQRQREELNKAIADYLSTNGYQDALEAFKKEADMPGEVERKYGGLLEKKWTSVIRLQKKVMELESKLSEAEKEFIEGAPTRSKRSPSEWIPRPPEKYSLTGHRAPINRVIFHPVFSLIVSASEDATIKVWDFESGEFERTLKGHTDSVQDVSFDVSGKLLVSCSADMSIKLWDFHQSFACVKTMHGHDHSVSSVAFVPQGDFVVSASRDKTIKIWEVATGYCVKTLTGHREWVRMARVSPCGELIASCSNDQTVRVWHVATKETKVELRDHDHVVECITWAPDSARASINAAAGADNKGAHEGPFLASGSRDKVIRVWDVGAGVCLFTLLGHDNWVRGIVFHPGGKFIVSASDDKTLRVWDTRNKRAMKTLEAHVHFCTSVDFHKSHPYVVTGSVDQTVKIWECR from the exons ATGAAAATGGTGCTGTCTCAACGTCAGAGGGAGGAGTT AAATAAGGCGATCGCGGACTATCTCAGCACCAACGGCTATCAAGATGCACTCGAGGCGTTCAAGAAGGAAGCCGACATGCCCGGGGAAGTGGAAAGAAAATACGGAGGCCTTCTGGAGAAGAAATGGACTTCGGTAATACGCTTGCAAAAGAAG GTAATGGAATTGGAATCCAAACTCTCTGAGGCAGAGAAAGAATTCATAGAAGGAGCGCCAACCCGTAGCAAAAGATCACCATCCGAATGGATACCAAGGCCGCCTGAAAAATACAGCCTCACTGGACACAGAGCTCCCATAAACAGAGTTATTTTTCATCCTGTGTTTAGTCTTATAGTATCTGCCAGCGAAGATGCCACCATTAAG GTATGGGACTTCGAAAGCGGCGAATTTGAAAGAACATTGAAAGGACACACTGACAGTGTACAGGACGTTTCATTCGACGTATCCGGTAAACTGTTAGTCTCATGCAGTGCAGACATGTCTATTAAGCTTTGGGACTTTCACCAGTCGTTCGCCTGCGTGAAAACCATGCACGGACATGATCACAGTGTCAGCTCTGTCGCATTTGTGCCACAAGGGGATTTCGTAGTGAGCGCATCTAGGGATAAAACCATCAAAATATGGGAAGTGGCGACAGGTTATTGTGTTAAGACATTAACAGGGCACAGAGAGTGGGTACGAATGGCCAGGGTAAGTCCCTGTGGTGAACTAATCGCTAGTTGCTCGAACGATCAAACGGTGCGAGTATGGCATGTAGCAACGAAAGAGACAAAG GTGGAACTCAGAGACCATGATCACGTCGTAGAGTGTATCACATGGGCACCGGACAGCGCCAGAGCATCGATTAATGCTGCAGCAGGAGCAGATAACAAGGGTGCTCACGAAGGACCTTTCCTCGCATCTGGTTCGCGGGACAAGGTAATCCGTGTTTGGGATGTCGGTGCCGGCGTTTGTCTCTTTACCCTCCTAGGACACGATAATTGGGTACGCGGCATCGTCTTCCACCCCGGTGGCAAGTTTATCGTCAGTGCTTCTGACGATAAGACCCTGCGAGTCTGGGACACGCGCAATAAACGAGCAATGAAAACCCTCGAGGCGCATGTTCATTTTTGCACCTCTGTCG ATTTTCACAAAAGCCATCCTTACGTGGTCACCGGTAGTGTCGATCAAACGGTGAAGATCTGGGAGTGCCGCTAG